A single genomic interval of Geminocystis sp. M7585_C2015_104 harbors:
- the fabD gene encoding ACP S-malonyltransferase, whose product MTKVAWVFPGQGSQSKGMGLDLQTHRIAQKRLAEAEQVLGWSVLEKCEGDEETLSRTLYTQPCLYTIEAILVDLLRERGKKAEVVAGHSLGEYTALYAAGVYDFTTGLELVQKRAQLMDGCQGGKMVALMKFDRSTLEELVAGREDVVIANDNSEEQVVISGTPTAVDEVVAKVKAKLAVPLKVSGAFHSPLMAEANQEFTQTLEKVEFQDAQIPVISNVHPIPTTCGKTLKESLKLQMTGSVRWREIMSTMVVELGVTDVFEVGPGRVLTGLFKRTFKELQLVNIASLVDLP is encoded by the coding sequence ATGACAAAAGTTGCATGGGTATTTCCAGGACAGGGTTCACAAAGTAAGGGAATGGGGTTAGACTTACAGACACACAGAATAGCCCAAAAAAGACTGGCAGAGGCGGAACAGGTGTTAGGATGGTCAGTATTGGAGAAGTGTGAGGGAGATGAGGAAACCCTTTCTCGTACTTTGTATACTCAACCCTGTCTCTATACCATCGAGGCAATACTAGTAGACTTGTTGAGGGAGAGGGGTAAAAAGGCGGAGGTTGTAGCAGGACATAGTTTAGGGGAATATACAGCCCTCTATGCTGCTGGTGTGTATGATTTTACAACGGGATTGGAACTGGTGCAAAAACGGGCTCAACTGATGGACGGCTGCCAGGGGGGAAAAATGGTAGCCTTGATGAAGTTTGATAGAAGTACCCTAGAAGAACTGGTAGCGGGAAGGGAAGATGTAGTGATTGCCAACGACAACAGTGAAGAACAGGTGGTGATTTCTGGCACTCCCACTGCTGTAGATGAAGTGGTGGCAAAGGTGAAGGCCAAACTGGCTGTGCCCTTAAAGGTTTCAGGGGCGTTTCACTCCCCCCTCATGGCAGAGGCAAATCAAGAGTTTACCCAAACCCTGGAAAAGGTAGAATTCCAAGATGCCCAAATCCCCGTTATCAGCAATGTTCATCCCATCCCCACCACCTGCGGTAAAACTCTCAAGGAAAGCCTAAAACTACAGATGACTGGTAGTGTGCGTTGGCGGGAAATTATGTCCACTATGGTAGTAGAGCTCGGCGTTACAGACGTATTTGAAGTTGGGCCTGGTAGAGTATTGACTGGACTATTCAAGCGTACTTTCAAAGAACTCCAGCTGGTCAACATTGCCTCCCTGGTTGACTTACCATAG